CCGACCTGCGGTATCGCGAGCTCACCAACAACTGGATGACGGTCTACTATCCGGCCGCGCAATCGTTCCACTTCGACGCCGGCAACCTGGCGATTCGCACCGTACGGCCGCCCGCGACGTTGCTGCCCACCGTCCGCGAAACGATTCAGGCCATCGAGCCGGCGGTACCGATAGACACGCTGATGCCGATGGACGAGCTGCTCGCCGCGGATCTCGCCCGCCCGCGGCTCGCGGTGCGGATCTCGATCGCCTTCGCACTGGTGACGCTCGTCCTGATCACGGTGGGTCTGTTCGGAACGGTCTCGTTCGACGCGAGGCAGCGGCGGGTCGAGATGGCAATCCGCTCGGCCCTTGGGGCGAGCCCGCACGCGCTGCGGCGCCTGGTCGCGGGCCGGGGGCTGCGGATGGCCGCGGCGGGCGTGGTCACGGGTCTCGTCGCGACCGCCCTGGGAGCGCGCGCCCTGGGTTCCGTGTTGTTCGGCGTCGAGCCGCTCGATCCCGTCACGCTGGCGACGGTCTGCGGCGGGCTGGTGCTGCTGGCCGGCCTGGCATGCTGGATTCCGGCACGTCGGGCGGCGTCCAACGACCCTTCCGAGACGCTGCGAAGCGGCGAGTGGTCATGAGCGCTGAACGGCCGGTACCGGCCCCGAACCGCTGGTCTTCGTGTTCGCCTTCGCCCGCGACCGGTTGGATCAGGTCGTCTACCACTTCGATGCTTGAGAGCTTCTCGTCCCAGAGGCTCCTCGAGTCGAGACTCCGGCACGCTGCTTGCTTCTCGGAAGGGCGATCGCGGAGGTTGCGCGAGCAGAGCGGAGGCGGGATCATATGGGTATGGAAGCGGGAACGATGGCGTTGCTCACGCTGATCACGGCGCTGATCACGGCGCTGCTATCACTTGTGAACGCCGTCGGTGTGCTGCTGGTCAACGGCAAGGTGGATCGGCTGGCGAGGCGGGTCGAATGGCTGACGGGACGGGTCGAACGATTGACGGGGCGCGTCGACGCCCTCGAGGGAACCGTTCAGTCGATGGTCGGCGCCATCGCAGGCGGCGCCCGCGGCGGGTCGGAGTAGGCGTGGCGAATGGGTAACGTTCGGTCGATGTTCGGATGGGACTGGGTTCGCGTCAACGCTGCCGCGCTCGCGGTCGTCGTCGCAATCGTCGGCGGCCTCACGAGCGCAATCTGGTACTTGGGAACGTTGATGGGTACGCTGGCGCCGACAGCCTCTGTTGCGACGCTAGATGAGAAGGTCGAGGCCTTGAACGTCCGGGTAGAGACCCTGGCGACGACGGACGACGTCGAGGCCCTGGATGAGAAGGTCGAGGCGCTGAACGTCCGGGTAGAGACTCTGGCGACGACGGACGACGTCGAGGCCCTGAACGTCAAGGTGAACCAGCTTCAGGCGATGTTTCCGCTCATGATGTCGTGCATCATCGAGCAGAATCGACAGATCTTCGTGGCGCTCGCGCAAGATCAGTTGCCGGTGCCGGAGCTGCCGGCAAGTTGCGAAACGTCCCTGGCGTTGGCGCAAGCCAGCGCCAGCGGCCGGTGACCAGCAACGGCGTCGCGAATGTGCAACCGTGGTTGCCAGCCCGCGGTTCCCGATCTGAAGCGCAAACGCGGATGCTGACAGTCGGACGCGCATGCGGGGATCCCACCTCTCATTCGGCCAGCAGTCGCTGGATCTCGCTCTCGAGGACAACCCGGTCCACGAGACCGACATGCGTGGCGGCCAGCCGCCCCTGGCGGTCGATGAGCCAAGTCGTGGGCAGCACCGTGATCGGACCGAACGGCGCCAGCCGCTCTGCTGTGTCGGCGAGCGCGATGCGGTAGTCGACCGGGCTCCGCTCCAGGAACTCGCGCACGACATCCCGGTTGTCGTCTACGGAGACCCCGAGCACGGCAAAACCGCGTTCGGCGAACGCATCCTGGAACTCCACGAACCAGGGCATCTCGGTGCGGCACGGCCTGCACCACGTTGCCCAGAAGTTCAGGAGCAGCACTTGCCCAGCGTAGTTTCCCGGCGTCGCGTCGCCGCCTTCCATCGCCGGTAGCGCGAAACCCGGTGCCGCCGCGCGTTGCACCGCTGGAATGATCCCGGGCACACTCGCGGGTCCGCGCGCGGACAGCGCGACTCCGGAGCCGACCTCCTGGTCGGACGGTCGCGACTGCCACTCGAACGTCGGCGGCGCGAGAGTACCGTCGTCGGCGAGGCTTCCGCTCGGGGGCTCATGTTCCCTGAAGTCGGGGACGTCGCCGGACCCGTGCTGCTGCGGCCGCTCCACGGTCACCAGTACCGCAATCAGCAATGCCGCGGCCCCCGCGGCCAGCAACCAGGCGTGAACCGGGCGGTAGTGCGTGGCTGTCGCTCGCACGCGCAGTTGCGCCAGCGCGCGTTCCGTCTTCGTCTCGCCCGTCCGGTCGGGATCCAGGGCCGCCATGCGGGCATCCACCCAGCGTTCGAGGTCCGGATCGTCATGTCTGGCCATGGCGTCTGATGTACTCCTTGCGAAACGCCTGCCGGGCGCGGCGGAGCAGCGTGCCCACGGATGAGGCTTTGATCTCGAGCGTCGCCGCCAGCTCGTCGTAGCTGCAGCCGTGGCTGCGGAGCAGCAGCAGCGCGGCGTACTCCCGTCGAATGGCGGCCAGGACGCGAAGCACGCGCCGGCGTTCTTCTCCGGACGCGGCGCTGTCCTCCGGGGTCGGCACGTGCCGGACGAGCTTCAGGAGCGGTGCGTAACGGGCCCGCCGGGTCGCCCGGCGCAATTCGTCGATACCCAATCGCAGAGCCGTGCGGAGCACCCATGCGGTCGCGCGCGGTCCGTGCGCGTCGGGCGTCCGCCACAGCTTGAGGAACGCGTCGACGGCCAGCTCCTCGGCGCGCGCCGGATTCCGGACGACACGTGAGATGACGCTGGTGACGCGTCCGTACTGCGCCCGGAACAGGTCGTCGAAGTCGAACGGTGCGTCGGCCAGCGCCGCCGAACCCGTCGCCAGGGCTCCTTGTTGGGCCCCAGCCCCCACCGTCCGAGGAGCTCGCGCCGCAGAACTCACTCCGTTGCTTTCTTCGGCGCAGGCTCCTGGCCCGGCCTCGCGAATCGTATCTACAGCGTCACCCGATGTGCTCACACCTGTAGAACGTGCGGGACCTCGAATTCGTGACACCGATCTTGCGGGCGAATCGCTTGCCGCAAGTCGACCCCCGGGTGGCGCGTTGCCGTCCGGCGTGCCGGACTCGTCAATCCATGCGCAGGGCACGCGGCACGTCGAGCTTGACCATGCGCCGGGCCGGCCCCGCGAAGGCCGCCGTGCAGACGGCGACGAGCAGCAGGAGGACGCTTCCCCACACCAGCGGGTCCGCCGGTGCGATCCCGTTGGCCGCCTGTGCGGCGACACGCGTCGCGAGCAGAGCCAAGCCGGCGCCGGCGCCGACGCCGGCGGCGACGACCCACGCTCCCGTGGCCAGCACGTGCCGGAGCAGTATGCCGGAGCGGGCTCCCAGCGCCGCGCGGATCGCGAACTCGCGCGTCCTTCCGGCGACGAGACAGGCGATGACGCCGTAGAGGCCGATGGCGCCGAGCACCATGGCCACGAGGCCGGAGGCGCTGGCTACCGAGGCCCCGATCCGAAAGGGCAGCATGGTGACGTCGGCCGTCTCGCGGAGCGTGTCTCCCTGCAAGAAGAAGAACAGTTCGGGTTCCATCCCGCGCAGCTCCCGGCGGATGTCGGCGGACAGCGCCGCCGCGTCGCCCTTGGTGCGGGCGAGAATCACGGCGCCCGTGCGCAGGCGCTGCGACGCCGCGAGGTGCAGGTAGGACGCCGGCTCCTCCGTCGGGAACCGCACCTTGTAGTCGGACGACACGCCGACCACCTCGTACTCGACGCCGTCCCACTCGGCCAGGCGGAACCGCCGCCCGATCGCCGTCCCCTCCGGCCAGAAGCGGAGAGCCATCGCGTGGCTGACGATGGCTACGGGCGGTGATTCCGGCGTGTCGGCGGTCGTGAAGGGCCGCCCCTGCAACAGCGGGACGCCCAGCGTGTCGAAGTAGTCCGCCGACACACCCGTCGTGTCCACCGGCGTGCCGCGGTCGGCCGGACCGTGCAGGCCCGGCACGAGGACATTCTGCGGGCTGAACGACAGATCCAGGGGCGCCCGCGAGGCCAGCGCTGCCGCCTCCACCCCCGGCAGCGACTGCACCCGTTCGAGCGCGTTGCGCACGAAGCGGTCCGCACGTTCCCGCTCGTAGCCGATCACGTTCAGGTCGGTGCCGACTGCCGCGATGCGGTCCGGATCGAACCCGAGCGAGACGCCGACCGTCGTCCCCGCGGCGCTCCGGGCCAGGAGGCCCGCGAGCACCAGCAGCGGCACCGTGGCCGCCAACTGCCCCGCCACCAGCGCATCGCGCAGCAGCCACCGGCGGCTCCCGGCGCGCGCGACGGCAACCGCGCCGTTCAGGTCGCGCACCAGGTTCGGCCGCGTGGCGCCGAGCGCCGGCACCAGACCCGCCAGCACGCCGGCTCCCGTCGCCAGCGCCGCCGTGAACAGGAACGCGCGCGCGTCGAGCGTGAACGCCAGGGTGACGGGAATCGGACCGATAGGAGATTCCATGATGGCGAGCACACGCAGCAGGCTCCACGCCAGGGCCAGGCCCGCCGCGGCCCCGAACGCCGACAGCACCAGGCTCTCGGTGAGCAACTGCCGGACGAGGCGTCCCCGGCCGGCGCCGATGGCGAGCCGCACGCCGATTTCCCGGCGGCGCGCCACGCCGCGGGCGAGCAGCATGCCCATCACGTTCGCGCACGCCACCAGCAGGACGATGCCGACTACCAGCATCAGGCCGGCGGCGCCGAGCCGCACCGGGCCGGCCACCGGGGGCGGCAGCCGCATGTCGTCCGTCAGGGTCAACGACACCTGTCGATCCTCGTTCGATTCGGGGTAGACGGCCGCGAGGTCCGCCATGCGCACGTCGAGTCTCGCCTCCGCCCGGGCGAGGGTGACGTCGTCGCGGAGCCGTCCCTTGATGAACATCCAGCGCTGTCCGCGGCGCTCGAGCCGGGTCTCGCCCGGCGAGGTCACGAACTTCAAGATGCCGATCGGCGTCACGTCGTCGACCCAGGTCATCGGCGTCCACAGGTCCGGGCCCGGTATGGGCGGCATGCCGAAGAACGCGGGCGGCGCCACGCCGACCACGACGTACGGCTGCGACCGGATACGGAGGACCCGTCCCACTACGGCCGGATCCCCTCCGAAGGCCCGCGTCCACAACCCGCTGGAGATCACGGCCACGCGCGGGGCGCCGGGCTGGTCGTCCTCCGGCGCCAGCAGCCGGCCGAGCACCGGCTGAACGCCGAGAAACCGAAAGTAGTTGCCGGTCACCGTCTCACCCACCACGAGGTTGACGTCCTCGTCCACGCGCATCACCGCGAGAATCGGCGAGTGCGCGGCCATGTCGGTGAACACGTCGTTCTCCGCGCGCAGATCGAGGTAGTCCGGATAGGAGCTCGTCGTGTAGCGATCCTCGGGGTCGCTGGTATAGACGTCGACGAGCTGCGCGGGACGAACCAGTGGCAGCGGGCGGAACAGGACCGAGTCGACGATCGTGAAGATGGTGGTGTTGAAGCCGATGGGAATCGCCAGCGACACGATCGCGGCGAGGGTGAAGGCGGGGTTCCGGCGCGCGCCGCGCAGCGCGTAGCCGAAGTCGCGAAGCAGATCCTCCAGGGGCCGCCCGCCGCGCGCATCCCGGACCGCCTCCCGTATCGCTTCCGTGCCGCCGAGGCGCAAGTGCGCCTGCCGGCGGGCCTCGCCCGGACCCATGCCGGCGCGCACGTTCTTCGCCGCCTCCATCTCCAGGTGGAAGCGCAACTCCTCGGCGGTTTCGTCGTCCTCCCGCCCGCGGCGCAGCAGACCGCGGAGCCGGGCCAGCAGATCCGCTGCCGGCATCACCGACAGCCTCCCGTGCGGTTCGACAGGCCGTCACGCGGTTCACGGGCAGCCGTGATCGGCGCGTTCGCGGACGGGCCGTTTCCGGCCGGGCGCGCGGCGGCGGCACTTCTTTTGTTCATCTGAACATAAGGCTGCCACAACTTGTTCAGATTGTCAAAAGGACAGTGGCCTGGGACCCTCTGCCGTTCGACGGGTCGGCGGCCCGCGCGTACGGATGCATCTGCTCGACGCAGGCGGCCAGAGGACGCGTGGGCCGCCGCCGTTTCGCCGATCTCCTCATTGCCGCGACCGCCCTCGCGCACGACCTGCCGCTGTATACGAGGAATCCCGGCGACCTGACGGGCCTCGAACGTCTCCTTGCCGTCCGACCGTTGTAGGCGACCGGGCCTGGTCGAGCAGCTCTCGCGCTACAGTAGGAAAGTCAGTCAGACCTAAGTGCAGCACGATGGTCAGGGAAGAGCGTCTCCGCAGAACCGTGGAACGGGGCAAGTACGCGCCCTTGTTTCGATATCTGCGTGCACGCGCCGGTCGGGAGTGGCGGGTCTCGTTCACCGACCTCGAGGCGGTGCTCGGATTCACGCTCCCGGAATCGGCGCGGGTCCACCGACCATGGTGGTCCAATCAAAGGAACGCGGGCGGTCACGGTCAGGCACTGGCGTGGCGGGTGGCGGGCTGGAAGACACGCGCCGTGGATCTCGAGCGGGAGACGTTGGTGTTCGAGCGTGACGGGTCCGTGGACTACACGGCTCAACCGGTCGGAACGACTTCTCGCACGCCTGGTGCAGCGGTTGATCTCGACGAGGCGTTTCCGCCGCACGACCCGGGTCCATGGCCGGCCAGTCTGTCGTTGCGGCGCCAGGACCTCTACGACGACCGGGGCCGCTGAGCGCCGGATGTTCATCGACACGAACGTCCTCGTCCGTGCGCGTTTCACCGTTGCGCCGGGTCACGCCTCCGCGCGCGCACGGTTGCGCGATGCCGTCAGCGGCGACCAACGGCCACGCATCAGCCGACAGGTCGTGCGCGAGTACTTGGCCGTCGTGACGCGGCCGCAGACCTGGTCTGCGCCCCTGACCATGCCGGACGCCCTCCGCGACGTCGACTGGTTCACGTCCACGTTCGACGTCCTGGAAGACGGCCCGGAAGTCACCCTCATTCTCACGGCCCTGTGTCGAGAGGTCCAGGTGGCCGGACGTCAGATCCACGACGCGAACATCGTGGCGACCATGCTTGCCCATGCCGAGGGGCGCTTGCTGACGTTCGATCGGGGCGACTTCCGGCGATACGGCGATCGCATTGCGCTGATCGATCCGGCAGGAGACGTCTGATCGCCAGCACCTGAGCCGCAGGCAGAAGGGCGCGAGCCGCGCTACCGGGACGGCAACATCGCCTGCAACTCCGCCAACCAGTTGACGACCACGTGCACTTGCGTCAGGTTGGCGTCGTCCGCGAGCCTGACCATGAGAAAGCGGCCGTCGGGGGCGATGTCGTAGTTCCGCCCGCTGTCGTTCAGGTACGGGCCGTCGAACAGCAGCCGGGGCAGGCCGACGTCGAGCGATGCGCCGGCGTTGCCGATCGTGACCGCCATCATCGCCGAGCCGCTTCTGTAGTAGAGCTCCGCGCCGTCCGGGGACCAGCGGGGCGAAGTGCCGCCGTCGGTCGATATCTTGATGCGCCCGCCGAGCTCCGGAAAGCGCTGTACGTACACCTCGTCGCGGCCGGACTCGTCCGACCGGTAGGCGATCCAACGGCCGTCCGGCGACAGGTCGGGTTGGCCCTCGCTGGCCTGCGAATCGAACAGCGGCCGGCCGTCGGGATCGTCGCCGTCGAGCGACAGCAGGTGAATGTCGAAGGGTCCCTGTCCGCCCGGCGTGGGCTGGGCGACGACGGCCATCGTGCGTCCGTCGGCTGACCAGGCCAGGGGCCACTGCGAGATGTCGTCATCCGTGAGCCGGTGGATCGGACCGGTGCCGTCCGCCGCGCGCGTGTAGATCTCGCGAGGGCCGTCGCGCGCCGACGTGAACGCGATCGTCTCTCCGTCGGCCGACCAGAGCGGATAGTGGTTGTAGTGCTCGTCGCGGACGAGCGAGCTCAGATTGCTGCGCTCCCGGTCGAATACCCAGACGTCGTGACTCCCCACGTCGAGCGGATCGTCACGTCGGTCGAGCGCGATGCGATCGCCGTCCGGCGAGAC
This DNA window, taken from Acidobacteriota bacterium, encodes the following:
- a CDS encoding type II toxin-antitoxin system VapC family toxin, whose product is MAWDPLPFDGSAARAYGCICSTQAARGRVGRRRFADLLIAATALAHDLPLYTRNPGDLTGLERLLAVRPL
- a CDS encoding ABC transporter permease, with product MPAADLLARLRGLLRRGREDDETAEELRFHLEMEAAKNVRAGMGPGEARRQAHLRLGGTEAIREAVRDARGGRPLEDLLRDFGYALRGARRNPAFTLAAIVSLAIPIGFNTTIFTIVDSVLFRPLPLVRPAQLVDVYTSDPEDRYTTSSYPDYLDLRAENDVFTDMAAHSPILAVMRVDEDVNLVVGETVTGNYFRFLGVQPVLGRLLAPEDDQPGAPRVAVISSGLWTRAFGGDPAVVGRVLRIRSQPYVVVGVAPPAFFGMPPIPGPDLWTPMTWVDDVTPIGILKFVTSPGETRLERRGQRWMFIKGRLRDDVTLARAEARLDVRMADLAAVYPESNEDRQVSLTLTDDMRLPPPVAGPVRLGAAGLMLVVGIVLLVACANVMGMLLARGVARRREIGVRLAIGAGRGRLVRQLLTESLVLSAFGAAAGLALAWSLLRVLAIMESPIGPIPVTLAFTLDARAFLFTAALATGAGVLAGLVPALGATRPNLVRDLNGAVAVARAGSRRWLLRDALVAGQLAATVPLLVLAGLLARSAAGTTVGVSLGFDPDRIAAVGTDLNVIGYERERADRFVRNALERVQSLPGVEAAALASRAPLDLSFSPQNVLVPGLHGPADRGTPVDTTGVSADYFDTLGVPLLQGRPFTTADTPESPPVAIVSHAMALRFWPEGTAIGRRFRLAEWDGVEYEVVGVSSDYKVRFPTEEPASYLHLAASQRLRTGAVILARTKGDAAALSADIRRELRGMEPELFFFLQGDTLRETADVTMLPFRIGASVASASGLVAMVLGAIGLYGVIACLVAGRTREFAIRAALGARSGILLRHVLATGAWVVAAGVGAGAGLALLATRVAAQAANGIAPADPLVWGSVLLLLVAVCTAAFAGPARRMVKLDVPRALRMD
- a CDS encoding sigma-70 family RNA polymerase sigma factor, which translates into the protein MPCAWIDESGTPDGNAPPGGRLAASDSPARSVSRIRGPARSTGVSTSGDAVDTIREAGPGACAEESNGVSSAARAPRTVGAGAQQGALATGSAALADAPFDFDDLFRAQYGRVTSVISRVVRNPARAEELAVDAFLKLWRTPDAHGPRATAWVLRTALRLGIDELRRATRRARYAPLLKLVRHVPTPEDSAASGEERRRVLRVLAAIRREYAALLLLRSHGCSYDELAATLEIKASSVGTLLRRARQAFRKEYIRRHGQT
- a CDS encoding TlpA family protein disulfide reductase; translated protein: MARHDDPDLERWVDARMAALDPDRTGETKTERALAQLRVRATATHYRPVHAWLLAAGAAALLIAVLVTVERPQQHGSGDVPDFREHEPPSGSLADDGTLAPPTFEWQSRPSDQEVGSGVALSARGPASVPGIIPAVQRAAAPGFALPAMEGGDATPGNYAGQVLLLNFWATWCRPCRTEMPWFVEFQDAFAERGFAVLGVSVDDNRDVVREFLERSPVDYRIALADTAERLAPFGPITVLPTTWLIDRQGRLAATHVGLVDRVVLESEIQRLLAE
- a CDS encoding type II toxin-antitoxin system VapC family toxin, with the translated sequence MFIDTNVLVRARFTVAPGHASARARLRDAVSGDQRPRISRQVVREYLAVVTRPQTWSAPLTMPDALRDVDWFTSTFDVLEDGPEVTLILTALCREVQVAGRQIHDANIVATMLAHAEGRLLTFDRGDFRRYGDRIALIDPAGDV